Proteins from one Plasmodium yoelii strain 17X genome assembly, chromosome: 2 genomic window:
- a CDS encoding apicomplexan amino acid transporter ApiAT8, putative yields the protein MSESNCTRIANFLKGMRLKTNPNLPGAKQKTPLNIHRFYLLLIIVIYTAASACIYFDWTAIRNLLLSVGKYEHLNVNKYDDITLSPQYKKINNLYPMTLAIHFTMSVFCGFLYDHIGPKFTAIIGQGFNIISWIFLSIDSTKIDTTLIGFVFLGLGADTAFIPILTVSNLYPDISTFILTVIGAAASLSFAVPATLNFIYKKYPHLPFYYICYGYIFIILIPCLLVAIFLLPMKPFKGLDYYLENDQESDAKNKEQNSCNDIEMQPSLIKNGKKNISNNENKNEITKNIIEGDDFHKQSILLFFKVLLSYPSICIIVYFILFNISTVFYGMVTDIYFSYNKSIINVINILMPISFIPCIIFGRFINKYGAAIIIILMNAFSALMHLTALIKHQVAGLISAFLYMCAASIYTSQIYCFLLNAFPSVVFGKLLGITSLFGGIFSLFCEKLYDNISNSSGNKNDPTNISILLAISFIIMFLPLSILYTRNYEKNIESTNSENNQIQD from the coding sequence ATGAGTGAATCAAATTGTACAAGAATTGCAAATTTCCTTAAAGGCATGCGCCTTAAAACTAATCCAAACTTACCCGGAGCAAAACAAAAAACACCATTGAATATTCAtcgattttatttattgttaataatagtaatatataCAGCAGCATctgcatgtatatattttgattgGACGGCGATaagaaatttattattaagtgtaggaaaatatgaacatttaaatgttaataaatatgatgataTAACATTATCAccacaatataaaaaaataaataatttatatcctATGACATTAGCTATACATTTTACTATGTCAGTTTTTTGTGGATTTTTATATGATCATATTGGACCAAAATTTACAGCAATAATTGGGCAAggttttaatataatttcatggatatttttatcaattgaTTCTACAAAAATAGATACAACATTAATTGGGTTCGTATTTTTAGGATTAGGGGCAGATACTGCATTCATACCAATATTAACAGTTTCAAATTTATATCCAGATATTTCAACATTTATATTGACAGTAATTGGAGCTGCTGCATCTTTAAGTTTTGCTGTTCCAGctacattaaattttatttataaaaaatatccacatcttccattttattatatttgttatggatatatatttataatattaattccTTGTTTGTTAGttgcaatatttttattacctATGAAACCATTTAAAGGTTTGGATTattatttagaaaatgaTCAAGAATCAGatgcaaaaaataaagaacaaAATAGTTGTAATGATATAGAGATGCAACCATCTTTAAtcaaaaatggaaaaaaaaatatttctaataatgaaaataaaaatgaaattactaaaaatataatagaagGAGATGATTTTCACAAACAAagtattttgttattttttaaagtatTATTAAGTTATCCAAGTATATgtataattgtatattttatattatttaatatttctaCTGTTTTTTACGGTATGGTTacagatatatattttagttATAATAAATctataataaatgttattaacattttaatGCCAATATCATTTATCCCATGTATTATATTTGGtagatttataaataaatatggtgctgcaattattataattcttATGAATGCATTTTCAGCTCTTATGCATTTAACAGCTTTAATTAAACATCAAGTCGCTGGACTAATTTctgcatttttatatatgtgtgcAGCTAGTATATATACTAGTCaaatttattgttttttattaaatgctTTTCCTTCAGTTGTTTTTGGAAAATTATTGGGTATAACAAGTTTATTTGGTggaattttttctttattttgtgAAAAGCTTTATGACAATATTTCAAATTCAAgtggaaataaaaatgatccCACAAATATATCAATACTTTTAgctatttcttttattattatgtttttacCACTAAGCATTTTATATACtagaaattatgaaaaaaatattgaatcTACAAATTCAGAAAACAATCAAATTCAAGACtaa
- a CDS encoding apicomplexan amino acid transporter ApiAT9, putative produces the protein MEKYTKEEIKTEKPLKNRFIKEVDIVNFSLKKKYCLLILFCLYITTCVGIFFNWISLSDFFYHGNVYIDQCNGISTRSNLKDGNNKPYSCEEQDKKVQALYPIIISSNFIMSAISGIFFDYFGPKITALIGHTFNIISWLLIGFQKEANNNIIIIGAIFLGLSCDSSYIPILNLIYLFPKNHTTYTVILGCCASLSFSIPIFFDLLSKGKDPEYFQYICFLYCFVILIPFFFIIAIFLPLKHINSPQLPLEIEKSSNTLKELEGYLVSENKNNDISKNPNEDGNMNKIYKTVKSDKSENINNIDKDNNLENQISRCSSKNSDKFIGTPLTPLNELVIKKRSSTISSDDVISLRGVKNEDNKIGYNNISLKMSDKIVGKLEKSEEDYQNDYIDEKKDNNSNILEIKNIIIDIDNNKKWKKFKFNLKNLLTEIIGVFFSLKYVSICYYFTIYNLSLVNYNECAKLFFKDYKDIQFILKLFGPLSILSCASFGILINKFHIILIIYFLLASSLFMYIFAIIKIKLFAYFSSFCYLIVTGCYTTQLYCYIQIMFPKCHFGKIAGTTSMISGLLSLLNIPIYNYFIVDLNKNNPEPFAYVVIAMLISTFPLLFLTYRRHINDNIQTLEG, from the coding sequence atggagaaatatacaaaagaagaaataaaaactGAAAAACCATTAAAAAATAGATTTATAAAGGAAGTAGATATAGTaaatttttctttaaaaaaaaaatattgcttgctaatattattttgtttatatataactaCATGTGttggaatattttttaattggaTTTCATTAtctgattttttttatcacggaaatgtatatatagatCAATGCAATGGAATAAGTACAAGATCAAATTTGAAAGATGGAAACAATAAACCATATAGTTGTGAAGAACAAGACAAAAAAGTTCAAGCATTATATCCTATTATTATAAGTTCGAATTTTATTATGTCTGCTATATCtggtatattttttgattattttgGCCCAAAAATTACAGCACTAATTGGTCAtacatttaatataatttcatGGTTATTAATAGGTTTTCAAAAAGaagcaaataataatataataataattggtGCCATATTTTTAGGTCTTTCTTGTGATTCTTCATATATACCAATtcttaatttaatttatttatttccaaAAAATCATACCACCTATACAGTAATATTAGGTTGTTGTGCTTCATTAAGTTTTAGTATACCCATATTTTTTGATCTATTATCTAAAGGAAAAGATCCAGAATATTTCCagtatatttgttttttatattgctttgttatattaataccttttttttttattatagcTATTTTCCTACCACTCAAGCATATAAATTCTCCTCAGCTTCCACTTGAAATTGAAAAGAGTAGTAATACACTTAAAGAGTTAGAAGGGTATTTAGTttcagaaaataaaaataatgacatATCTAAGAATCCAAATGAAGATggaaatatgaacaaaatatataaaaccgTGAAAAGTGATAAAAGTGAAAATATCAATAATATTGATAAAGATAACAATTTAGAGAATCAAATAAGTAGATGTAGTTCAAAAAATAGTGACAAATTTATTGGAACACCTTTGACGCCTCTTAATGAATTggttattaaaaaaagaagctCAACAATATCATCAGATGATGTAATATCTTTAAGGGGggtaaaaaatgaagataataaaattggttataataatatatcattGAAAATGAGTGATAAAATTGTAGGAAAATTGGAAAAATCAGAAGAAGATTACCAAAATGATTAtattgatgaaaaaaaagataataattcaaatatactagaaattaagaatataataattgatatagacaataataaaaaatggaaaaaatttaaattcaatttaaaaaatttattaactgAAATAATAggtgtatttttttctctaAAATATGTTAgtatatgttattattttactatatataatttatcattagttaattataatgaatgtgcaaaattattttttaaggattataaagatatacaatttatattaaaattatttggtcctttatctatattatctTGCGCATCTTTTGGTATTCTAATAAATAAgtttcatataatattaataatatattttttattagcaAGTagtttatttatgtatatatttgcaataatcaaaataaaattatttgcaTATTTTAGTTCATTTTGTTATTTAATAGTTACCGGATGTTATACTACTCaattatattgttatatacaaattatgtTTCCTAAATGTCATTTTGGAAAAATTGCAGGAACTACAAGTATGATTAGTGGATTATTATCTTTGCTTAATATAcctatttataattattttattgttgatttaaataaaaataacccTGAACCCTTTGCATATGTTGTTATAGCTATGCTAATATCAACATTTCCACTTTTATTCCTTACATATCGAAGGCATATAAATGATAACATACAAACTCTCGAAGGATAG